In Thermomonas paludicola, the following are encoded in one genomic region:
- a CDS encoding SDR family NAD(P)-dependent oxidoreductase, with product MNTSSPRTVLITGATAGFGRAAARKFIDAGWQVVATGRRADRLDTLRAELGDALHTACFDIRDEAAMRAALDALPERFRGIDLLVNNAGLAQGTKPAQDALLSDWKTMIDTNVTALVTLTHALLPTLIARKGAIINISSTAATYPYTGGNAYGGTKAFVSQFSLGLRSDLHGTGVRVTAIEPGMAETEFTVVRTHGDQAASDQLYGGANPMTAEDIAETILWVATQPPHLNINRVELMPTSQSFAGFQVHREV from the coding sequence ATGAACACATCCTCCCCCCGCACCGTTTTGATCACCGGCGCCACCGCCGGCTTCGGCCGCGCCGCCGCGCGCAAGTTCATCGACGCCGGCTGGCAGGTCGTCGCCACCGGCCGCCGCGCCGACCGCCTCGACACCCTGCGCGCCGAACTCGGCGACGCGCTGCACACCGCCTGCTTCGACATCCGCGACGAGGCGGCAATGCGCGCCGCGCTGGACGCGCTGCCGGAGCGCTTCCGCGGCATCGACCTGCTGGTCAACAACGCCGGCCTGGCGCAGGGCACCAAGCCCGCGCAGGACGCGCTGCTGTCCGACTGGAAGACCATGATCGACACCAACGTCACCGCGCTGGTGACCCTGACCCACGCGCTGCTGCCCACGCTGATCGCGCGCAAGGGCGCGATCATCAACATCAGCTCCACCGCCGCCACCTATCCCTACACCGGCGGCAATGCCTATGGCGGCACCAAGGCCTTCGTCAGCCAGTTTTCGCTGGGCCTGCGCAGCGACCTGCACGGCACCGGCGTGCGCGTCACCGCGATCGAGCCGGGCATGGCCGAAACCGAGTTCACCGTGGTCCGCACCCACGGCGACCAGGCCGCCTCCGACCAGCTCTATGGCGGCGCCAACCCGATGACCGCCGAGGACATCGCCGAGACGATCCTCTGGGTCGCCACCCAGCCGCCGCATCTGAACATCAACCGGGTCGAACTGATGCCCACCTCGCAGTCGTTTGCGGGGTTCCAGGTACATCGGGAAGTGTGA
- the argS gene encoding arginine--tRNA ligase, whose amino-acid sequence MKAQLRALIATLIEGGLTALRNAGTLPADLASPDFVIERPKERAHGDFSTNAAMLLAKAARSNPRALAQQLVDALPASDAIARIDIAGPGFINVHLTPAAWQQQVRQIHAEGNDFGRNASGGGKTVGVEYVSANPTGPLHVGHGRAGVIGDCIARVMAANGWNVKREFYYNDAGVQIDNLARSVQARAKGFKPGDAQWPGDAYNGDYIGDVAAACLRGDSVEVEGHAVVGTPDADNLDAIRQFAVAYLRREQNADLAAFGVSFDRYFLESSLYADGKVEETVAALVAKGHTYEEGGALWLRTTDFGDDKDRVMRKSDGNYTYFVPDVAYHLSKWQRGYQRAVTELGADHHGSLTRVKAGLQALDCGIPANYPDYVLHQMVTVMRGGEEVKLSKRAGSYLTLRDLIDEAGRDATRWFLIARKPDSQLTFDIDLARSQSNDNPVFYVQYAHARVCSLLRQAGEKGMPHDAANGEAGLNLLDDAPAQELMRELSRYPEVVEAAGLTLEPHLVAQYLRELAYAFHGWYHASPVLVEDASLRDARLTLARAARQVLANGLDLLGVSAPESM is encoded by the coding sequence GTGAAAGCCCAGCTCCGCGCCCTGATCGCCACCCTGATTGAAGGCGGCCTGACCGCCCTGCGCAATGCAGGCACCCTGCCCGCCGACCTTGCCAGCCCCGATTTCGTGATCGAGCGCCCCAAGGAACGCGCGCACGGTGACTTCTCCACCAACGCGGCGATGCTGCTGGCGAAAGCCGCGCGCAGCAATCCGCGCGCATTGGCGCAGCAGCTGGTGGATGCGCTGCCGGCGTCTGACGCCATCGCCCGCATCGATATCGCCGGGCCCGGCTTCATCAATGTCCACCTGACCCCGGCCGCCTGGCAGCAGCAGGTGCGCCAGATCCACGCCGAGGGCAACGATTTCGGCCGCAATGCAAGCGGTGGCGGCAAGACGGTGGGCGTGGAATACGTGTCTGCCAATCCGACCGGCCCGCTGCACGTGGGCCACGGCCGCGCCGGCGTGATCGGCGACTGCATCGCGCGGGTCATGGCGGCCAATGGCTGGAACGTCAAGCGCGAGTTCTACTACAACGACGCCGGCGTGCAGATCGACAACCTCGCGCGCTCGGTGCAGGCCCGCGCCAAGGGCTTCAAACCCGGTGATGCGCAGTGGCCAGGCGATGCCTACAACGGCGATTACATCGGCGATGTCGCCGCCGCCTGCCTGCGCGGCGACAGCGTGGAAGTGGAAGGTCACGCGGTGGTCGGTACGCCGGATGCAGACAATCTGGATGCCATCCGCCAGTTTGCCGTGGCCTATCTGCGCCGCGAGCAAAATGCCGATCTGGCCGCGTTCGGGGTGTCGTTCGACCGCTATTTCCTGGAATCCTCGCTGTATGCCGATGGCAAGGTCGAAGAAACCGTGGCCGCACTGGTCGCCAAGGGTCACACCTACGAGGAAGGCGGCGCGCTGTGGCTGCGCACCACCGATTTCGGCGACGACAAAGACCGGGTGATGCGCAAGTCCGACGGCAACTACACCTACTTTGTTCCCGACGTGGCCTACCACCTGTCCAAGTGGCAACGCGGCTACCAGCGCGCGGTGACCGAGCTGGGTGCCGACCACCACGGCTCGCTGACGCGGGTGAAGGCCGGGCTGCAGGCGCTGGACTGCGGCATTCCCGCCAACTACCCGGACTACGTGCTGCACCAGATGGTCACGGTGATGCGCGGCGGCGAGGAAGTGAAGCTGTCCAAGCGCGCCGGCAGCTACCTGACCCTGCGCGACCTGATCGACGAAGCCGGCCGCGACGCCACCCGCTGGTTCCTGATCGCGCGCAAGCCGGACTCGCAGCTGACGTTCGACATCGATCTGGCGCGCTCGCAGAGCAACGACAACCCGGTGTTCTACGTGCAGTACGCGCATGCCCGGGTGTGCAGCCTGCTGCGCCAGGCCGGCGAAAAAGGCATGCCGCACGATGCCGCCAACGGCGAAGCCGGCCTGAACCTGCTGGACGATGCCCCGGCGCAGGAGCTGATGCGCGAGCTGTCGCGTTATCCCGAAGTCGTGGAAGCCGCTGGCCTGACGCTGGAGCCGCACCTGGTCGCCCAGTACCTGCGCGAGCTGGCTTACGCCTTCCACGGCTGGTACCACGCCAGCCCGGTGCTGGTGGAAGACGCCAGCCTGCGCGATGCGCGCCTGACGCTGGCACGCGCCGCGCGGCAAGTGCTGGCCAATGGCCTGGACCTGCTGGGCGTCAGCGCCCCGGAGAGCATGTGA
- a CDS encoding AAA family ATPase: MPAARPLLYVLAGVNGAGKSAIGGAALRQAGMDWFNPDTFSRQLMEATGSPLAEANATAWQEGLRRLEAAIAHGKDYAFETTLGGNTIAAKLRGATQTHDVAMWFCGLDSPEHHIARVRYRVSRGGHDIPEAKIRERCVTSLANLAALLPHLAQLQMYDNSIDAAPGTPIGDPRLLLQMERGRITWPSDANTLGQTPDWAKPIMEVALSGSG; this comes from the coding sequence ATGCCGGCGGCGCGTCCGCTGCTGTACGTGTTGGCAGGGGTCAACGGCGCCGGAAAAAGCGCCATCGGCGGCGCTGCGCTGCGGCAGGCCGGCATGGACTGGTTCAACCCGGATACCTTCAGCCGCCAGTTGATGGAGGCCACCGGCAGCCCGCTGGCCGAGGCCAATGCGACGGCGTGGCAGGAAGGGCTGCGCAGGCTGGAGGCCGCCATTGCCCATGGCAAGGATTACGCCTTCGAAACCACACTGGGCGGCAACACCATCGCCGCCAAACTCCGCGGCGCCACGCAGACACACGATGTCGCCATGTGGTTCTGCGGACTGGATTCGCCGGAGCACCATATCGCCCGCGTGCGTTATCGCGTCAGCCGCGGCGGCCACGATATTCCCGAAGCGAAAATCCGCGAACGCTGTGTCACATCGCTGGCCAACCTCGCCGCGCTGCTGCCGCACCTTGCCCAACTGCAGATGTACGACAACAGCATCGATGCCGCGCCCGGCACCCCCATCGGCGATCCGCGCCTGCTGCTGCAGATGGAACGCGGGCGGATCACCTGGCCCAGCGACGCCAACACCCTCGGGCAGACGCCCGACTGGGCCAAACCCATCATGGAAGTCGCGTTGTCGGGCAGCGGTTGA
- a CDS encoding type II toxin-antitoxin system prevent-host-death family antitoxin, whose product MTTIALSPLASLPQAPASDVKKLGWRGVMKAVTRNGKLVVTNHDQPEAVILPVEEYNRLLTLLRNAGEKDRVLLEDLRRRFDERLACLDAPGAGDTLRDILRKPLKLEGRVIAGETC is encoded by the coding sequence ATGACCACCATTGCACTCAGTCCGCTGGCCTCGCTTCCGCAGGCCCCCGCCTCGGACGTGAAAAAACTGGGCTGGCGCGGGGTGATGAAAGCCGTGACCCGCAACGGCAAGCTGGTGGTCACCAACCATGACCAGCCCGAGGCAGTGATCCTGCCGGTGGAGGAATACAACCGCCTGCTGACGCTGCTGCGCAACGCCGGCGAGAAAGACCGCGTGCTGCTGGAAGACCTGCGCCGCAGGTTCGACGAACGCCTGGCCTGCCTCGATGCGCCGGGGGCAGGTGACACGCTGCGCGACATCCTGCGCAAGCCGCTGAAGCTGGAAGGCCGGGTCATCGCCGGAGAAACTTGCTGA
- a CDS encoding SPOR domain-containing protein: protein MAARRGKSQAKRNASGRFPGWAWLIIGVALTLLAVLLVPRYLKSDAGDGFFRPKPNPDALPAAVSNEGEAIAPDSASSGASSKPAPAKPTQYDFYTLLPGQEVAMSDAELAASAKAEADARAQQQATATAASAGANPPASAAALPAPIGDKPADAAAGTAAATQASKPAPAADKAAPGNARYILQAGAFGASGDAETTKAKIALLGLNARVESAQIDGKTVYRVRMGPYGSASELADAKAKLASGGLPAMAVKTN, encoded by the coding sequence ATGGCGGCACGTCGCGGCAAGTCCCAGGCAAAGCGCAACGCCTCCGGCCGCTTCCCCGGCTGGGCGTGGCTGATCATCGGCGTGGCGCTCACGTTGCTGGCGGTGCTGCTGGTACCGCGCTACCTGAAGTCGGATGCCGGCGACGGCTTCTTCCGGCCCAAGCCCAATCCTGACGCGCTGCCCGCCGCGGTCTCCAACGAAGGCGAAGCCATTGCGCCGGACTCGGCCAGCAGCGGCGCAAGCAGCAAGCCGGCGCCGGCAAAGCCCACCCAATACGACTTCTATACCCTGCTGCCGGGTCAGGAAGTGGCGATGAGCGATGCCGAACTGGCGGCCAGCGCCAAGGCCGAAGCGGATGCGCGCGCGCAGCAGCAAGCAACCGCCACGGCTGCCTCGGCCGGCGCAAATCCGCCAGCCAGCGCCGCTGCCCTGCCTGCCCCCATCGGTGACAAGCCCGCCGATGCGGCGGCAGGCACCGCCGCTGCCACCCAGGCGAGCAAACCCGCGCCTGCCGCAGACAAGGCCGCGCCCGGCAATGCCCGCTACATCCTGCAGGCCGGCGCGTTCGGCGCATCCGGTGATGCCGAAACGACCAAGGCCAAGATCGCCTTGCTGGGATTGAACGCGCGCGTGGAGTCGGCGCAGATCGACGGCAAGACGGTCTATCGCGTTCGCATGGGGCCGTACGGCAGCGCGTCGGAGCTCGCGGATGCCAAGGCCAAACTGGCCAGTGGTGGTCTGCCGGCGATGGCCGTCAAAACCAACTGA
- a CDS encoding methyltransferase family protein produces the protein MLLSQIYVGLIAVWVASELWLALRRRSTGDAQSLDGGTLRMLQWVIYASIGIGVWLSYRQPWPWPEPPRHALFLAGLVLMAAGLLFRFWSIHVLGRHFTVDVAIGEDHRIVRHGPYRWLRHPSYTGALATFFGFGLCLGDVAALACVGIPVTAAFLRRIRVEERVLARAFPVDYPAYARETRRLLPGIW, from the coding sequence ATGTTGCTTTCGCAGATTTACGTTGGTCTGATCGCGGTCTGGGTTGCCAGTGAACTCTGGCTGGCCCTGCGCCGGCGCTCCACCGGTGACGCGCAATCCCTCGATGGCGGCACGTTGCGCATGCTGCAGTGGGTGATTTACGCCAGTATCGGGATTGGTGTCTGGCTGTCCTACCGGCAGCCATGGCCATGGCCGGAGCCGCCGCGGCATGCGCTCTTCCTGGCCGGCCTGGTGCTGATGGCCGCCGGCCTGCTGTTTCGTTTTTGGTCGATCCACGTGCTTGGGCGTCATTTCACCGTGGACGTGGCGATTGGCGAAGACCACCGCATCGTGCGCCACGGCCCGTATCGCTGGCTGCGTCATCCTTCCTATACCGGCGCGCTTGCCACGTTCTTCGGGTTTGGGCTGTGCCTGGGTGATGTCGCGGCACTGGCCTGCGTGGGCATCCCGGTCACGGCGGCCTTCCTGCGCCGCATCCGCGTCGAAGAACGCGTGCTTGCCCGGGCGTTTCCCGTGGATTACCCCGCCTACGCCAGGGAAACCCGGCGCCTGCTGCCCGGCATCTGGTGA
- the speA gene encoding arginine decarboxylase produces the protein MSHWSADLARKTYSIPHWADGYFDVDARGRIVVRPKGAEGPAIALPEVVDASLADGGNLPVLVRFPDILGDRLAKLQAAFAQAQQDWDYPGGYTAVYPIKVNQHAGVAGTLASHHGEGFGLEAGSKPELMAVLALSRPGGLIVCNGYKDREYIRLALIGRKLGLETFIVIEKPSELKVALEEAAALGVKPGLGVRMRLASLGAGKWQNSGGDKAKFGLDPRQLLTLWKELRDSGMGDCLKLLHFHMGSQISNVRDIAAGMREATRYFIELSRLGADISHVDVGGGLGIDYEGTRSRSYNSVNYGIHHYASSIVQPLADACREEGLVPPRIVTECGRAMTAHHAVLVTNVSEVEQAPEGRVPEPHSDESNPVRQLRELHEEMAQRPAVEVFHEATQAHAEGLSLYALGQIDLVQRARIDDLFYAIAHAVKARLTYDEKSHRDLLDELNERLVDKYFVNFSVFESMPDVWAIDQVFPITPIERLDEAPTRRGIIADLTCDSDGKIDTYVENEDLDSSLPLHELRKGENYRLAFFLVGAYQEILGDIHNLFGDTDAIEVRCDGDGFVISQQRRGDTTDVMLDYVGYKLADLRREYAAKVDAAHLPSDESERLKAALEAGLTAYTYLDDTPQG, from the coding sequence ACCTGCCGGTGCTGGTGCGCTTCCCGGACATCCTGGGCGACCGCCTCGCCAAGTTGCAGGCCGCGTTCGCGCAGGCGCAGCAGGATTGGGACTATCCGGGCGGCTACACCGCGGTGTACCCGATCAAGGTCAACCAGCACGCGGGCGTGGCCGGAACGCTGGCCTCGCACCATGGCGAAGGCTTCGGCCTGGAAGCCGGCAGCAAGCCGGAGCTGATGGCGGTGCTGGCGCTGTCCCGCCCCGGCGGGTTGATCGTCTGCAACGGCTACAAGGACCGCGAATACATCCGGCTGGCGCTGATCGGCCGCAAGCTGGGACTGGAAACCTTCATCGTCATCGAAAAGCCTTCCGAGCTGAAGGTCGCGCTGGAGGAAGCCGCTGCGCTGGGCGTGAAGCCGGGCCTGGGCGTGCGCATGCGGCTGGCCTCGCTCGGTGCGGGCAAGTGGCAGAACAGCGGCGGCGACAAGGCCAAGTTCGGCCTCGATCCGCGCCAGCTGCTGACGCTGTGGAAAGAGCTGCGCGATTCCGGCATGGGCGACTGCCTGAAGCTGCTGCACTTCCACATGGGCAGCCAGATCTCCAACGTGCGCGACATCGCCGCGGGCATGCGCGAGGCCACCCGCTATTTCATCGAGCTCTCGCGGCTCGGCGCGGACATCAGCCACGTCGACGTCGGCGGCGGCTTGGGCATCGACTACGAAGGCACCCGTTCCCGCTCCTACAACTCGGTGAACTACGGCATCCACCACTACGCCTCCAGCATCGTGCAGCCGCTGGCCGATGCCTGCCGCGAGGAAGGCCTGGTGCCACCGCGCATCGTCACCGAATGTGGGCGGGCGATGACCGCCCACCACGCCGTGCTGGTGACCAACGTCAGCGAAGTCGAGCAGGCACCGGAAGGCCGCGTGCCGGAACCGCACAGTGATGAATCCAACCCGGTGCGCCAGCTGCGCGAGCTGCACGAGGAAATGGCGCAGCGCCCGGCGGTGGAGGTGTTCCACGAAGCCACTCAGGCGCATGCGGAAGGCCTGAGCCTGTATGCGCTGGGCCAGATCGACCTGGTCCAGCGCGCGCGCATCGACGACCTGTTCTACGCCATCGCCCACGCGGTGAAGGCGCGCCTGACCTACGACGAGAAGAGCCACCGCGACCTGCTGGACGAACTCAACGAACGGCTGGTGGACAAGTACTTCGTCAACTTCAGCGTGTTCGAGTCGATGCCGGACGTATGGGCGATCGACCAGGTGTTCCCGATCACCCCGATCGAGCGCCTGGACGAGGCGCCCACGCGCCGCGGCATCATCGCCGACCTGACCTGCGACTCCGACGGCAAGATCGACACCTATGTCGAGAACGAGGACCTCGATTCCTCGCTGCCGCTGCACGAGCTGCGCAAAGGCGAGAACTACCGGCTCGCCTTCTTCCTGGTCGGCGCCTACCAGGAGATCCTGGGCGACATCCACAACCTGTTCGGCGACACCGACGCCATCGAGGTGCGCTGCGACGGCGATGGCTTCGTGATCAGCCAGCAGCGCCGCGGCGACACCACCGACGTGATGCTGGACTACGTCGGCTACAAGCTGGCCGACCTGCGCCGCGAATACGCCGCGAAGGTGGATGCGGCGCACCTGCCTTCCGATGAGAGCGAGCGGTTGAAAGCGGCGCTGGAGGCGGGGCTCACCGCTTACACCTACCTCGACGACACGCCGCAGGGCTGA